A stretch of Ferribacterium limneticum DNA encodes these proteins:
- the fliW gene encoding flagellar assembly protein FliW, translating to MKVETYLFGAVEVSPEKIITFPNGLVGFEQSKRFILAHQEGSDQPSSYTLQSLDEPTLAFQIIDPANLGYNYELALSDAETALLQSPEPEDVAVMQVLFKKEEGDKASITPNLRAPLVINTKLRVGLQKVMESLRPNITLSNLASAV from the coding sequence ATGAAAGTAGAAACCTATTTGTTTGGCGCCGTCGAAGTCAGCCCGGAAAAAATTATTACCTTCCCGAACGGCTTGGTCGGTTTTGAGCAGAGCAAGCGCTTCATCCTGGCCCATCAGGAAGGTTCGGATCAGCCAAGCAGCTACACGCTGCAGTCTCTGGACGAACCGACACTGGCCTTCCAGATCATCGATCCGGCCAATCTTGGCTACAACTATGAGCTGGCCCTGAGCGATGCGGAAACCGCCCTGTTGCAGTCGCCGGAGCCCGAGGACGTGGCGGTGATGCAGGTGCTGTTCAAGAAAGAAGAAGGCGACAAGGCGTCGATCACGCCAAACCTGCGGGCGCCGCTGGTCATCAATACCAAGCTTCGCGTCGGTCTGCAGAAGGTCATGGAAAGCTTGCGGCCGAACATCACGCTGTCCAATCTGGCGAGCGCGGTCTGA
- a CDS encoding IS5 family transposase (programmed frameshift), which translates to MDRKMLRDDQWRRIEALCSGRANERGVTGRDNRLFVEAVLWIARTGSPWRDLPTHFGAWHTTYMRFSRWSKKGVWARMAEALKSDADLEQLFVDATIVRAHQHATGAQKKAGDQAIGRSRGGLSTKIHAAVEALGNPLRLRLTAGQIADITEAAALIEGIEAQSVIADKGYDANAFVDTIEAQGAQAVIPPRGNRLTQRAYDRHLYKDRNLVERFFCRLKQFRRIATRYEKLAQNFMSMLNLASAYIWLA; encoded by the exons ATGGACCGGAAGATGTTGCGAGACGACCAATGGCGGCGAATCGAAGCCCTGTGCTCAGGCAGAGCCAACGAGCGCGGGGTAACTGGGCGCGACAACCGACTCTTTGTCGAAGCGGTGCTATGGATCGCCCGCACGGGCTCGCCGTGGCGCGACCTGCCCACGCACTTCGGAGCTTGGCACACGACGTACATGCGCTTTTCCCGCTGGAGCAAGAAAGGGGTTTGGGCGCGGATGGCCGAAGCACTCAAGAGCGACGCCGATCTGGAGCAGTTGTTTGTCGACGCGACCATCGTGCGAGCCCACCAACACGCGACTGGCGCCCAAAAAA AAGCGGGCGATCAAGCCATCGGGCGTAGCCGGGGCGGACTGAGTACCAAAATTCATGCGGCGGTTGAGGCCCTGGGTAATCCCTTGCGTTTGCGCCTGACCGCTGGGCAAATCGCCGACATTACCGAAGCAGCCGCTCTCATCGAGGGGATTGAGGCGCAGAGCGTCATCGCCGACAAGGGCTACGATGCCAACGCATTCGTCGACACCATTGAAGCGCAGGGCGCACAGGCGGTGATTCCGCCACGCGGTAATCGCCTGACTCAGCGTGCCTATGATCGTCACCTTTACAAAGACCGCAACCTCGTCGAACGCTTTTTCTGCCGACTCAAGCAGTTCAGGCGCATCGCCACACGCTACGAGAAGCTAGCGCAGAACTTCATGTCCATGCTCAACCTCGCTTCCGCCTATATCTGGCTGGCATGA
- a CDS encoding gamma carbonic anhydrase family protein: protein MPLFKLGDKTPQLGDDAWVAPNATVIGDVRLGKNASIWWNATLRGDNDPIHIGDNTNIQDGSVLHTDEGVPMHIGNDVTVGHLVMLHGCTVGDGSLIGIGSVILNRAVIGKGCIVGANTLIPEGKVFPDRSLIVGSPGKVVRELSDEDVAKLKKSAEHYVDNARRYRDTLSPL from the coding sequence ATGCCCCTGTTCAAGCTCGGCGACAAGACCCCGCAACTCGGTGACGACGCCTGGGTGGCGCCCAACGCAACCGTGATCGGCGACGTTCGCCTCGGCAAGAATGCCTCGATCTGGTGGAATGCCACCCTGCGCGGCGACAACGACCCTATCCACATCGGCGACAACACCAACATCCAGGATGGCTCGGTGCTGCACACCGACGAAGGCGTGCCGATGCACATCGGCAACGACGTCACCGTCGGCCACCTGGTCATGCTGCATGGCTGCACGGTCGGTGACGGCAGCCTGATCGGTATCGGCTCGGTTATCCTCAATCGGGCGGTGATCGGCAAGGGCTGCATCGTCGGGGCCAATACCCTGATTCCCGAAGGCAAGGTCTTCCCAGACCGCTCGCTGATCGTCGGCTCGCCCGGCAAGGTGGTGCGCGAACTGAGCGATGAGGACGTCGCCAAGCTGAAAAAGTCGGCCGAGCATTACGTCGACAACGCCCGCCGCTACCGCGACACCTTGTCGCCGCTCTAA
- a CDS encoding arsenate reductase encodes MATKKPENKQYLVSCYGIKNCDTMKKAMNWLTENGIAYEFIDYKKAGVAEANLPDWSARASWEKLLNTRGLMWKKLTDEERSAVDQAKALKLMAQYPALIKRPVLDTGSKLLVGFSPETYAAELK; translated from the coding sequence ATGGCTACTAAAAAACCAGAAAACAAGCAATATTTAGTATCGTGCTATGGCATCAAGAACTGCGACACCATGAAGAAGGCCATGAACTGGCTGACCGAGAATGGGATCGCCTACGAATTCATCGACTACAAGAAGGCCGGCGTGGCTGAAGCCAATTTGCCGGACTGGAGTGCCCGCGCCAGTTGGGAAAAGCTGCTCAATACGCGCGGCCTGATGTGGAAGAAGCTGACTGACGAAGAGCGTTCCGCCGTCGACCAAGCAAAGGCGCTCAAGCTGATGGCGCAATATCCGGCGCTGATCAAGCGCCCGGTGCTGGATACTGGCAGCAAGCTGCTGGTTGGCTTCAGCCCGGAAACCTATGCGGCAGAACTGAAATGA
- a CDS encoding 23S rRNA (adenine(2030)-N(6))-methyltransferase RlmJ, whose amino-acid sequence MLSYRHAFHAGNHADVLKHLILLQIAEYMGEKPAPFWIIDTHAGAGRYALESAHASKLAEYKDGIGRLWEAKGLPPAAKDYVEMVRQLNPDGKLKHYPGSPWLARQMLRDSDRLRLYEMHTTDARLLLECFKGTGREVAITDGDGFIGLKAILPPPPRRALVLIDPSYETKSDYTAVVKALQESLKRFPTGTYALWYPMLSKLESRQLPDKLKRLGASNWLHATLEVKAPARDGFGMNGSGMFIINPPWTLEKKLHETLPKLTELLAQGDGAKYTLESETT is encoded by the coding sequence ATGCTCAGCTACCGCCACGCCTTTCACGCCGGCAACCACGCCGACGTGCTGAAACACCTCATCCTGCTCCAGATCGCCGAATACATGGGCGAAAAGCCCGCGCCATTCTGGATCATCGACACCCATGCGGGTGCCGGGCGTTACGCGCTGGAATCGGCTCACGCCAGCAAGCTGGCCGAGTACAAGGACGGCATTGGCCGCCTGTGGGAGGCCAAGGGACTGCCGCCAGCCGCCAAGGACTACGTGGAGATGGTTCGCCAGCTCAACCCGGATGGCAAGCTGAAGCATTACCCCGGCTCGCCCTGGCTGGCCCGCCAGATGTTGCGCGACAGCGACCGGCTGCGGCTCTACGAAATGCACACCACCGATGCCAGGCTGTTGCTCGAATGCTTCAAGGGCACTGGCCGCGAAGTGGCGATCACCGATGGCGATGGCTTCATCGGTCTGAAAGCCATCCTGCCACCGCCACCGCGCCGGGCACTGGTCCTGATCGACCCTTCGTATGAAACCAAAAGCGACTACACGGCCGTCGTCAAGGCGCTGCAGGAATCACTGAAGCGCTTCCCGACCGGCACCTACGCGCTGTGGTACCCGATGCTCTCCAAGCTGGAATCCCGCCAGTTGCCGGACAAGCTGAAGCGCCTCGGGGCCAGCAACTGGCTGCACGCGACGCTGGAAGTCAAGGCACCGGCGCGCGACGGTTTCGGTATGAACGGCAGCGGCATGTTCATCATCAATCCGCCGTGGACGCTGGAAAAGAAACTGCACGAAACGCTGCCCAAGCTGACTGAACTGCTTGCCCAGGGTGATGGGGCGAAGTACACGCTGGAAAGCGAAACGACCTAA
- a CDS encoding nucleotide pyrophosphohydrolase codes for MSDFEKLTAALLEFRDARDWRQFHSLRNLITSLNLEAAELLELTQWKSDAEIDALPTDPKSAEALRDECADILLYLLLIADTAGIDLVEAAHAKLAKNALKYPVEKAFGSRAKYTELF; via the coding sequence ATGAGCGATTTCGAGAAATTGACCGCAGCATTACTGGAGTTCCGAGACGCTCGCGACTGGCGGCAGTTCCATTCCCTGCGCAATCTGATTACATCGCTCAATCTCGAAGCGGCCGAGCTGCTCGAACTGACGCAGTGGAAAAGCGATGCCGAAATCGACGCGCTGCCGACTGATCCGAAGTCTGCCGAGGCCCTGCGCGACGAATGCGCAGACATCCTGCTTTACCTGCTGCTGATTGCCGACACGGCGGGCATCGACCTTGTTGAAGCCGCCCACGCCAAACTGGCCAAGAATGCGCTGAAATACCCGGTGGAAAAGGCTTTCGGCTCGCGGGCCAAATACACCGAACTTTTTTAG
- a CDS encoding dicarboxylate/amino acid:cation symporter — protein sequence MKLPSLNSQILIGCLLGVAGGSWLAGSGTAAAPEVLYGAKLVGNLFLDLLRMVLVPLVFSSIVVGVANLRAHDQMHRVWTTTLAFFFGTMGLAVVIGFGAAHLFRPGEGLQLEMFAEATRNYQARQMPLPDYIAQFLRGLFQNPFKALAQGEILAIVMIALFLGIALVVGGERYRNIRLLIGELQELCLMIVGWVMRLAPLGLAALLLQLVATQNSALLASLGHFIAVVIGSTLFHGLIVLPLILWLFTRISPIAFFKGSREALITAFVTSSSAATLPITLRCAEQHLHVKKDIASFVVPLGATVNMDGTALYEAAAALFVARLAGIELDIASQMIIFFVAMLGAIGAPGIPSVGMLSMVLVLESVGLPTEAIAILLPIDRILDTVRTAVNVEGDMVGSLIVQKVAGQSTLA from the coding sequence ATGAAACTTCCGTCACTGAATTCCCAGATCCTGATCGGCTGCCTGCTCGGCGTGGCGGGCGGTAGCTGGCTGGCCGGCAGCGGCACGGCGGCTGCCCCCGAGGTGCTGTACGGTGCCAAGCTGGTCGGCAACCTCTTCCTCGACCTGCTGCGCATGGTGCTGGTGCCGCTGGTCTTCTCGTCCATCGTGGTCGGGGTCGCCAACCTGCGCGCCCACGACCAGATGCACCGGGTGTGGACGACCACGCTGGCCTTTTTCTTCGGCACCATGGGCCTGGCCGTCGTCATCGGTTTCGGCGCCGCCCACCTCTTCCGCCCCGGCGAAGGCTTGCAGCTGGAGATGTTTGCCGAGGCAACGCGCAACTATCAGGCGCGCCAGATGCCGCTGCCCGACTACATCGCCCAGTTCCTGCGCGGCCTGTTCCAGAACCCCTTCAAGGCACTGGCCCAGGGCGAAATTCTTGCCATCGTGATGATCGCCCTCTTCCTCGGTATCGCGCTGGTCGTCGGCGGCGAGCGCTACCGCAACATTCGGCTATTGATCGGCGAGTTGCAGGAACTCTGCCTGATGATCGTCGGCTGGGTCATGCGCCTCGCCCCGCTTGGCCTCGCCGCCCTGCTCCTGCAACTGGTCGCGACGCAGAACAGCGCCCTGCTCGCCAGCCTTGGTCATTTCATCGCCGTCGTCATCGGCTCGACACTGTTCCACGGCCTGATCGTGCTGCCGCTGATCCTCTGGCTATTCACCCGCATTTCGCCCATCGCTTTTTTCAAGGGATCGCGCGAGGCGCTGATCACCGCCTTCGTCACCAGTTCAAGCGCCGCAACGCTGCCGATCACGCTGCGCTGCGCCGAGCAGCACCTGCACGTCAAAAAGGACATTGCCAGCTTCGTCGTGCCGCTCGGCGCCACGGTGAACATGGACGGCACGGCGCTTTACGAGGCCGCTGCGGCACTGTTCGTCGCCCGGCTGGCCGGCATCGAGCTCGATATTGCCAGCCAGATGATCATCTTCTTCGTCGCCATGCTCGGCGCCATCGGTGCGCCGGGCATCCCCAGCGTCGGCATGCTGTCGATGGTATTGGTGCTTGAGTCGGTCGGCCTGCCGACCGAAGCCATCGCCATCCTGCTGCCGATCGACCGCATCCTCGACACTGTGCGCACGGCCGTCAATGTCGAGGGCGACATGGTTGGCAGCCTGATCGTCCAGAAAGTGGCCGGCCAGTCGACACTGGCCTGA
- a CDS encoding DUF3301 domain-containing protein, whose translation MNLYELLFLCLTALVVWFWFDSLKARELGVRAARHACQDEGLQFLDETVVGSGLRLARDDDGLLKLRRVYTFEYSDTGNNRCFGSVTLLGHEVEMLHVRPHLYVIPNSHETLH comes from the coding sequence ATGAATCTGTACGAATTACTGTTTCTTTGCCTGACGGCGCTGGTCGTCTGGTTCTGGTTTGATAGCCTGAAAGCCCGGGAGCTGGGCGTGCGCGCCGCCCGCCATGCCTGCCAGGATGAAGGCCTCCAGTTTCTCGATGAAACCGTTGTCGGGAGCGGCTTACGGCTGGCTCGTGACGATGACGGGCTGCTCAAGCTGCGTCGTGTCTACACCTTCGAATACAGCGATACGGGTAATAACCGCTGCTTTGGCAGCGTGACCCTGCTCGGGCATGAGGTCGAAATGCTGCATGTCCGCCCCCACCTTTACGTGATACCAAATTCCCATGAAACCCTCCATTGA
- a CDS encoding ferredoxin reductase family protein — protein sequence MKRPLLLLALLPFGVWAMFVFPDLLTDDKGFWDWRRALIILSGILALWWMSAGMVLATRPAWLERRFGGLDKLYRLHKDIGIGAGLLVFTHWMMEWLPKNLVKLGWIERGNRPRGPRGEPDMWIDLAKDVGEWAGYILLALVVIALVKRIPYRWFRLVHKAFGLIFIGGAFHGLMLMPKSFWGQPLGGLTAAVAAAGVIAALLSLSNRIGRQRQYPARIETIRHHDGNVLEIVCRPQSGWPGHRAGQFLFANFGQAAEGAHPFTIASAWQPQDGTLTLAIKALGDFTAKLPELLQAGQALTLEGPYGKFDFSDNGAAHAAQQVWIAGGIGVTPFLARLDQLAAKPPAQANTDFFYCTPQDADYPDQLEARCRQAGVRLHRRLTDRDGMLDPAEIQACLKPGSSVWFCGPAQWGKSLADKLTSQGLPKTAFHREAFEFR from the coding sequence ATGAAACGCCCTCTGCTACTGCTTGCCCTGCTCCCCTTCGGTGTCTGGGCGATGTTTGTTTTTCCCGATCTGCTCACTGACGACAAAGGTTTCTGGGACTGGCGCCGGGCATTGATCATCCTGTCCGGCATCCTTGCCCTGTGGTGGATGAGCGCCGGCATGGTGCTGGCGACCCGCCCGGCCTGGCTGGAAAGACGCTTTGGCGGACTGGACAAGCTGTATCGCTTGCACAAAGACATCGGGATCGGTGCCGGCCTGCTGGTTTTCACGCACTGGATGATGGAGTGGCTGCCGAAGAACCTGGTCAAGCTCGGCTGGATCGAACGCGGCAACCGTCCCCGCGGCCCGCGTGGCGAACCGGATATGTGGATCGACCTGGCCAAGGATGTCGGCGAATGGGCCGGCTACATTCTGCTGGCGCTGGTCGTCATCGCCTTGGTCAAGCGTATTCCCTACCGCTGGTTCAGGCTGGTGCACAAGGCTTTCGGGCTGATCTTCATCGGTGGCGCCTTCCACGGCCTGATGCTGATGCCCAAGTCTTTCTGGGGTCAGCCGCTCGGCGGACTGACCGCCGCCGTCGCTGCAGCTGGCGTCATTGCCGCCCTGCTCTCGCTCAGCAACCGGATCGGCCGCCAGCGCCAATATCCGGCACGGATCGAAACCATCCGCCATCACGATGGCAATGTTCTGGAAATCGTCTGCCGGCCGCAATCCGGCTGGCCGGGCCATCGTGCCGGGCAATTCCTGTTTGCCAACTTTGGCCAGGCTGCTGAAGGCGCCCATCCCTTCACCATCGCCTCGGCCTGGCAGCCGCAGGATGGCACGCTGACCCTGGCCATCAAGGCACTCGGCGACTTCACGGCAAAACTACCGGAATTGCTGCAAGCTGGTCAGGCGCTGACGCTGGAAGGGCCTTACGGGAAATTCGACTTTTCCGATAACGGCGCTGCTCACGCAGCGCAGCAGGTCTGGATCGCCGGCGGCATCGGCGTCACCCCCTTCCTGGCCAGGCTGGATCAGCTGGCAGCCAAGCCTCCCGCCCAGGCCAATACCGACTTTTTCTATTGCACGCCGCAAGATGCCGATTACCCCGATCAACTTGAAGCACGCTGTCGCCAGGCCGGTGTCCGCCTGCATCGCCGGCTGACCGATCGCGACGGGATGCTCGACCCGGCCGAAATCCAGGCCTGCCTGAAACCGGGCAGCAGCGTCTGGTTCTGCGGCCCGGCCCAGTGGGGCAAATCATTGGCCGACAAGCTGACCAGCCAAGGCTTGCCGAAGACCGCGTTTCATCGCGAAGCCTTCGAGTTCAGGTAA
- the hslO gene encoding Hsp33 family molecular chaperone HslO — MSDSFVRRFLFEGLNIRGAIVHLGDAWQHMQHDRNYQPTVAQLLGETAAVTALIAAQLKQPGRLTLQLRGSGPIQLLVMDCNEKLQMRGMARSNPVVLPAPVQELLGAHLGGQLMMSLDMPDARLPYQSYVPMVGDSIAAIFEHYLEQSEQQPSRLFAMAGPKAAACLFLQKMPAPGDTVPAGHKADEHDPDGWNRITQLASTVKPAELLELDAETLLTRLFHEDMAEHGIRVYDPLPVAYHCPEDWDKVRDIIRGIGRADAETILAEHGEIMIKDDICNREYRFTAEDVAAIFAVSEGKALH, encoded by the coding sequence ATGAGCGATAGCTTCGTTCGCCGCTTCCTGTTCGAAGGCCTCAATATTCGCGGTGCCATCGTTCATCTGGGTGATGCCTGGCAGCACATGCAGCATGACCGAAACTACCAGCCGACCGTCGCCCAACTGCTCGGTGAAACGGCCGCCGTCACTGCGCTGATCGCCGCCCAGCTCAAGCAGCCCGGCCGCCTGACCCTGCAGTTGCGCGGTAGTGGCCCGATCCAGTTGCTGGTCATGGATTGCAACGAGAAGTTGCAGATGCGCGGCATGGCGCGCAGCAACCCGGTGGTCCTGCCGGCGCCGGTGCAGGAACTGCTCGGCGCCCATCTTGGTGGCCAGTTGATGATGAGCCTGGACATGCCGGATGCCCGACTGCCCTATCAAAGCTATGTGCCGATGGTCGGCGACAGCATCGCCGCCATCTTCGAGCATTACCTGGAACAATCCGAACAGCAGCCTTCACGCCTGTTCGCCATGGCCGGCCCGAAGGCAGCGGCCTGCCTCTTCCTGCAGAAAATGCCGGCCCCTGGGGATACCGTCCCGGCGGGACATAAAGCCGACGAGCACGACCCGGACGGCTGGAACCGCATCACGCAATTAGCCAGCACGGTCAAGCCAGCCGAACTGCTCGAACTCGATGCCGAAACACTGCTCACCCGCCTCTTCCACGAAGACATGGCCGAGCATGGCATCCGCGTCTACGACCCGCTGCCCGTTGCCTATCACTGCCCGGAGGACTGGGACAAGGTACGCGACATAATCCGCGGCATCGGCCGTGCCGATGCGGAAACCATCCTGGCCGAGCATGGCGAAATCATGATCAAGGACGATATCTGCAACCGCGAATATCGTTTCACCGCCGAGGATGTCGCCGCCATTTTTGCCGTCAGCGAAGGTAAAGCCCTGCATTGA
- a CDS encoding DNA alkylation repair protein has protein sequence MNDFALQVQQHLQALGDSDKAKWMASYMKGKFAFLGIQTPVRRQASLPLIRAFTGNPIEAAEALWALPEREYQYVAVDLLRRQSKQLSGAHLPALEALVQHKSWWDSVDGLAVTIGGIVLRQPELAHRMDSLIGSPNLWLRRVALLHQLEWKESTDEARLLDYCRQCAEEKEFFIRKAIGWALRQYARTNPAAVRSFLDMHREKLSGLSFREASKHL, from the coding sequence ATGAACGATTTTGCCCTTCAGGTTCAACAACATCTACAGGCGCTCGGTGATTCCGACAAAGCCAAATGGATGGCCAGCTACATGAAGGGGAAATTCGCCTTTCTCGGCATCCAGACGCCAGTGCGGCGGCAGGCCAGCTTGCCATTGATCCGGGCCTTTACCGGAAACCCGATCGAGGCGGCCGAAGCGCTGTGGGCATTGCCGGAAAGGGAATATCAGTACGTCGCCGTCGACCTGCTGCGGCGCCAAAGCAAACAGCTGAGCGGCGCCCACCTGCCGGCACTCGAAGCGCTGGTCCAGCACAAGTCCTGGTGGGACAGCGTCGACGGACTGGCCGTCACCATCGGCGGCATCGTCTTGCGCCAGCCTGAACTGGCCCACCGAATGGATAGCCTGATTGGCTCTCCCAACCTTTGGCTGCGCCGTGTCGCGCTGTTGCATCAGCTGGAATGGAAAGAAAGCACCGATGAAGCGCGGCTGCTCGACTACTGCCGACAATGTGCCGAGGAAAAGGAATTCTTCATTCGCAAGGCCATCGGCTGGGCCTTGCGCCAGTACGCCAGGACCAACCCGGCAGCCGTGCGCAGTTTCCTCGACATGCATCGAGAAAAACTCTCGGGGCTGTCATTCCGCGAAGCGTCGAAACACCTGTAG
- a CDS encoding Tex family protein, with protein sequence MLPPIEHRIAIELGVRPAQVNAAIALLDEGATVPFISRYRKEATDGLDDTQLRNLEERLTYLRDLEERRTAILASIDEQGKLTPELKAEISDAETKQRLEDLYLPYKQKRRTKAQIAREAGIEPLALSLLENPDLTPDEEAEKYLNAEAGFADSKAVLDGARQILMEKFSEDAELLGQLREYLNEHGHVRSTVVEGKETEGAKFRDWFDFAEPVATMPSHRALALLRGRNEGMLQVALVLDSELDEENLKPGPNPCEQRIAVRFGIKPQNRPADKWLSDTVRWTWKVKVYTHLELELMNELRERAEEEAIRIFGKNLKDLLLAAPAGQHVTMGIDPGIRTGCKLAIVDATGKMLDHATIYPHEPRCDWDGSMATIARLASKHQVSLVAIGNGTASRETDKLVQDVMKRYPEAHLQKIVVSEAGASVYSASELAAKEFPDLDVSIRGAVSIARRLQDPLAELVKIDPKSIGVGQYQHDVSQTKLARNLDAVVEDCVNAVGVDVNTASVPLLTRISGLNAGLAANIVSYRDANGAFRSRDALKKVPRLGDKTFEQAAGFLRVPNGDNPLDSSSVHPEAYPVVEKIIVDLNKPIKEILGDSRSLKGLNPSKYTDERFGLPTVQDIFKELEKPGRDPRPEFKTATFTDGVEKVSDLRPGMILEGVVTNVAAFGAFIDIGVHQDGLVHVSALSNTFVKDPHDVVKAGQVVKVKVLEVDLQRQRIALTMRMGDEPTQGKRHDQAPANRGGNQSRQPQRSSGPAPAGNAMASAFAKLKR encoded by the coding sequence ATGCTGCCACCCATTGAACACCGTATCGCCATCGAGCTGGGCGTCCGCCCGGCCCAGGTCAACGCCGCCATCGCCCTGCTCGACGAAGGCGCCACCGTGCCCTTCATCTCGCGCTATCGCAAGGAAGCCACCGATGGCCTGGACGACACCCAGCTGCGCAATCTGGAGGAACGCCTGACCTACCTGCGCGACCTCGAAGAGCGCCGCACGGCGATCCTGGCCAGCATCGATGAACAGGGCAAATTGACGCCCGAACTGAAGGCCGAGATCAGCGATGCCGAAACCAAGCAGCGCCTCGAAGACCTTTACCTGCCATACAAGCAGAAGCGTCGCACCAAGGCCCAGATCGCCCGCGAAGCCGGCATCGAGCCGCTGGCCCTCAGCCTGCTGGAAAATCCCGACCTGACGCCGGACGAAGAAGCCGAGAAATACCTCAACGCCGAAGCTGGTTTCGCCGACAGCAAGGCCGTGCTCGACGGCGCCCGCCAGATCCTGATGGAAAAGTTCTCCGAAGATGCCGAGCTGCTCGGCCAATTGCGCGAATACCTCAACGAGCACGGCCACGTCCGGTCCACCGTCGTCGAAGGCAAGGAAACCGAAGGCGCCAAGTTCCGCGACTGGTTCGACTTCGCCGAGCCGGTGGCGACGATGCCCTCGCACCGTGCCCTCGCCCTGCTCCGTGGCCGCAATGAAGGCATGCTGCAGGTGGCGCTGGTCCTCGACTCCGAACTGGATGAAGAAAACCTCAAGCCCGGCCCCAATCCCTGCGAACAGCGCATTGCCGTCCGTTTCGGCATCAAGCCGCAGAACCGCCCGGCCGACAAGTGGCTGAGCGATACCGTGCGCTGGACTTGGAAGGTCAAGGTTTATACCCATCTCGAACTCGAACTGATGAACGAGTTGCGCGAACGAGCCGAAGAAGAAGCCATCCGCATCTTCGGCAAGAACCTGAAGGATTTGCTGCTTGCTGCCCCGGCTGGCCAGCACGTGACCATGGGCATCGACCCGGGAATCCGCACCGGCTGCAAGCTGGCCATCGTTGACGCCACCGGAAAAATGCTCGACCACGCCACCATCTACCCGCACGAACCACGCTGTGACTGGGATGGTTCGATGGCTACCATCGCCCGTCTCGCCTCGAAGCATCAGGTCAGCCTGGTTGCCATCGGCAACGGCACGGCCAGCCGCGAAACTGACAAGCTGGTGCAGGACGTAATGAAGCGCTACCCGGAGGCACATCTGCAGAAAATCGTTGTCTCCGAAGCCGGTGCCTCGGTTTATTCGGCCTCCGAACTGGCGGCCAAGGAATTCCCCGATCTCGACGTCTCGATTCGCGGCGCCGTGTCGATCGCCCGCCGTCTGCAGGACCCGCTGGCCGAACTGGTCAAGATCGACCCCAAATCCATCGGCGTCGGCCAGTACCAGCACGACGTCTCGCAGACCAAACTGGCGCGCAACCTCGATGCCGTGGTCGAAGACTGTGTGAATGCCGTCGGCGTAGACGTGAATACCGCCTCGGTGCCGCTGCTGACCCGCATCTCCGGCCTCAACGCCGGCCTGGCGGCCAACATCGTCAGTTACCGCGACGCCAACGGCGCCTTCCGCTCGCGCGATGCCCTGAAAAAAGTGCCCCGCCTTGGCGACAAGACTTTCGAACAGGCCGCCGGCTTCCTGCGTGTGCCGAATGGCGACAATCCACTCGACAGCTCCTCGGTGCACCCGGAAGCCTACCCGGTGGTCGAAAAAATCATTGTCGACCTCAACAAGCCGATCAAGGAAATCCTCGGCGATAGCCGCTCCCTGAAAGGCCTCAACCCGTCGAAATACACCGATGAGCGTTTCGGCCTGCCGACCGTCCAGGACATCTTCAAGGAACTGGAAAAGCCCGGCCGCGACCCGCGCCCCGAGTTCAAGACGGCGACCTTCACCGATGGCGTCGAGAAGGTCAGCGACCTGCGCCCAGGGATGATTTTGGAGGGGGTCGTCACCAATGTGGCTGCCTTCGGTGCCTTCATCGATATCGGCGTCCATCAGGACGGCCTGGTGCACGTCTCGGCGCTGTCCAACACCTTCGTCAAGGACCCGCACGATGTGGTCAAGGCTGGCCAGGTGGTCAAGGTCAAGGTGCTGGAAGTCGATCTGCAGCGCCAGCGCATCGCGCTGACCATGCGCATGGGCGACGAGCCGACGCAGGGCAAGCGCCATGACCAGGCCCCGGCCAATCGTGGCGGCAATCAGAGCCGACAACCACAGCGCAGCAGCGGCCCGGCCCCGGCCGGCAACGCGATGGCCAGCGCCTTCGCCAAGCTGAAGCGCTGA